tgatacttggtcttatcatttatattacttgtacgatttggtacacttgccaatttgtcaacagctTCCCTTATCAAAAATCTCAACAAGTTCTTCCTTAAGacatgataacggttgaaaaacagttattttcatgcttcatttgagaccaaattacaccctttaaggcttagaatgagcttagaatcaagcaaaacacgttTGTTGAGTCAGTTGAGAATCAACAGttttttttagagatattatgcttgttttgcagtggttttgatgaaagtgaagaatgagaatgaagatgaaggttttagactcaagaaagaggaagaaacatgaggaaaagaagagtctaggaactgcCCAAAGCCAAAATCCAAtgctgggcggccaaatgcgaggagaagccatTATCTGGCGCCCAGACGGTGAAGCCaggcggttttgcgattagaagcaaaccgccgggcagtacAACTCTCCGCCGGGAGGTGGCGCGATTAAGAGGAAACCGCCGGGCACCAAAAGTGTGActccgggcggttgtctgctgggcttgggcctgatttctgtgacgctcctaagctataaatagccctagtgcgacttCAGATGCATTATTTTGACATAAGGGGGTGACcggacctaattttcactccttggagaagatctcttggatgcttagcctcctttttatcaaatctagggtctGTTTTTCCACTCttctatcatttttcatctagtttcaccatgacaatggtgaactaaaccctttgattgttggggaacaatgtaatcttttgaaactctcttttattgaaactcttatttatttatatgcttgtcgtatgctttgattatcaattgttgggttctcatctgcgcttaatgcttttatcgtttaactcattcgataattgttgtttgtctttattgatacgggaacgtacggtactgtcatgaactggtgagaaattccttgattaagcaataccacatagggatagggggtaggacgatcaattgtttttgcttctgtttattatgcattattaattactaggggaggctagggatagcaagccagtaattagtaataggcttttttcactaagggatcgagttaagggtagatgatgagtcaatattttctcgactttacttagtttattgtgctagaattaatcaggtaattgtgcttaattgtccggtattttcccNNNNNNNNNNNNNNNNNNNNNNNNNNNNNNNNNNNNNNNNNNNNNNNNNNNNNNNNNNNNNNNNNNNNNNNNNNNNNNNNNNNNNNNNNNNNNNNNNNNNNNNNNNNNNNNNNNNNNNNNNNNNNNNNNNNNNNNNNNNNNNNNNNNNNNNNNNNNNNNNNNNNNNNNNNNNNNNNNNNNNNNNNNNNNNNNNNNNNNNNNNNNNNNNNNNNNNNNNNNNNNNNNNNNNNNNNNNNNNNNNNNNNNNNNNNNNNNNNNNNNNNNNNNNNNNNNNNNNNNNNNNNNNNNNNNNNNNNNNNNNNNNNNNNNNNNNNNNNNNNNNNNNNNNNNNNNNNNNNNNNNNNNNNNNNNNNNNNNNNNNNNNNNNNNNNNNNNNNNNNNNNNNNNNNNNNNNNNNNNNNNNNNNNNNNNNNNNNNNNNNNNNNNNNNNNNNNNNNNNNNNNNNNNNNNNNNNNNNNNNNNNNNNNNNNNNNNNNNNNNNNNNNNNNNNNNNNNNNNNNNNNNNNNNNNNNNNNNNNNNNNNNNNNNNNNNNNNNNNNNNNNNNNNNNNNNNNNNNNNNNNNNNNNNNNNNNNNNNNNNNNNNNNNNNNatcgattatcacatgttttttatactagaataatcgattatcatgaagcaataatcgattatcacaagtcatacttgaataatcgattatcacttcatataatcgattatcattttttgaaaactctgtaacggacttgaataatcgattatcacttacaatNatcgattattcatggcagttgggagctgacctttggcattcagtgattcagtgtacttggctatatatgtGGTTTTGGAGAACTCAAAACTCAACattttttgaactgagaaagcaaagtagaacactgtgtgtcagagagAAGTTCTCAAAAAGCTTTTTGTtaattgttcccttgcttggtcttgtgaaaggagaggctcgcgtatcgtgtgtcgatagtcggagcagactctcttcaagttagcaaggtactctgcctagtcttgtgaaaggagaagcttgcgaatcgtttgtcgattgccggagcagttctcttcaagttggtNGAGTTGTTCTTTTCGTTCTATATTCGTGTTCATTaaattgtaatctgtaaaactatttttagtggaactgtagtgattaacgactggacgtagattctgttgaatcgaaccagtataaaaatatNtgtgtgatttttctattccctacactcatatTATtgtacgcatatcaactgtttgattaattttctaaaagaaaattattttttgataaaaggaccaaattatttttaattgtgatcgaacacgctttccgctctctgagttttaattccgctgcgctatactcttcgaaaattaccccctacgataccaacaattggtatgagagcttgctttgatagtttttcaaaatatttgtgaaaatggccggtcacaatcaaaatgttgtatatgctgagggtgcttccattaacagatctccattgtttactggtgataattatgctttttggaaagttagaatggaaatttttatggggtctgttgatagaggcatctgggaagctgtacaaaatggtccttatattcctatgagtactgttgatggtgtagaaacagaaaaaccttattttaattggactgctgaagaaaatagacgagcttagtttgatattaaagctcgcaatataatttcatctgccgttgtacttgatgaattttatagaatttcagtgtgtaagacagcacaggaaatgagggaagtcctcagagtcacttatgaaggaacagaggacaTGAAACACgctaggaagaacactctcattcaggaatatgagatgttcaaaatgcaacctggagaaacgatCTCTGACATTCAAaaacgattcactcatattgtgaatcacttaacTGGGTTGGGTAATACTTTTGATATTGATGAACTTAATgtgaaaattctgaaatctTTGGACATGTCTttgcaaccaaaggtgactgccatatCAGAGTCTCAAAATCTTACTCAGATGACAATGCCAATcttgtttggaaagctccgtgacCATGAACTTGAGTTAAGGAGATTGACTGCTGAAGAGGATTAAGGCAAGAGGAAAACTCTTGCCTTCAAGTCCGAAATATCTAAAGGAAAAAGCTCTAAGAGGATCGaagaagatgattatgatgatgaagaaaacatgagcttgatgataaagaaatttgctaagttcatgaaagcaaagggaaaggacaagtttcacaaagaaaggaaagaaagtcaagaatcttCATCAAACGTGAAGTGCTTcagttgtggagaaagaggacacgtAAAGTCTGAGTGtacaaagaacaagaaaagtgaagacaagaaggaaagaaaaagaaagcatacatagcttgggaggataaTGCGTCTAGCTCGACAAGCTCAAGTGACACAGAAGAAGAAGCCAATTTATGCCTTATGGAAGATTCTCAAGAAacaggaagccaagtaagtgattccagtTTTGAATccagtgaattagatttacaaaaggctttctttgagttgatgaatgaatctgaaaaacttaaTGCTGctcataaaattttaagaaaggaacataatgaattgaagttaaaatatgataaactgcttgatgatgaagttgttctaagaaataaagttaataccttagaaattaaattatcagatgcaaatgctactgttgaacctgttgaatgcttaTCTTGCAAAagttatatgtttgatattgatatacttgaaaatttacttgttAAGGCAACTAAAGctaattcacatgctaaaacaagccttaataaaagaaatgttaaaaatggaaacatgcatcaaagttataaatccaaggtaagaagaactcaaaaaatttgggttgttaaaggaacttttattaaaaataaagttactgATGTATGTTgcttttactgtatgaagcatggtcacacatcaaacaaatgcaataTCAAACATGTTGGTGTTCCAAGTGGCAAATATGCATGGATTAAAACTGTGAAATGATGTAAACTTGCaaaaactaaccccaaggacccatattgagattggggacctaaaattctttcTAACTTGTTTTGTAGGATCAATCTAAGTCAAAGAGATCactgtggtatcttgacagtggttgctcaagacacatgactggtgacaagaaaagatTCATCTcctttgagaagaagaagcaaggatttgtaacatatggggataacaacaaaggcagAATAATGGGAATCGGaaacattggaggaggaaacacttTGACGATAAAAGACGTCTTATACGTTGAACGCCTCAAACATAATCTTCTAAGTATAAGCCAACTATGCAACAAAGGTCTGAAGGTAACTTTTGAGAGTGATAAAtgtactgtttattttaaaaattctgctGAAATTGCTNTGCAAGGTGTTANgcacaataatatatatttgattgatattgagagtgcatctagtcatagtataacatgcttagttgctaaagaagaaaatccatggcTATGGCACAAAAGAGCTGCANNNNNNNNNNNNNNNNNNNNNNNNNNNNNNNNNNNNNNNNNNNNNNNNNNNNNNNNNNNNNNNNNNNNNNNNNNNNNNNNNNNNNNNNNNNNNNNNNNNNNNNNNNNNNNNNNNNNNNNNNNNNNNNNNNNNNNNNNNNNNNNNNNNNNNNNNNNNNNNNNNNNNNNNNNNNNNNNNNNNNNNNNNNNNNNNNNNNNNNNNNNNNNNNNNNNNNNNNNNNNNNNNNNNNNNNNNNNNNNNNNNNNNNNNNNNNNNNNNNNNNNNNNNNNNNNNNNNNNNNNNNNNNNNNNNNNNNNNNNNNNNNNNNNNNNNNNNNNNNNNNNNNNNNNNNNNNNNNNNNNNNNNNNNNNNNNNNNNNNNNNNNNNNNNNNNNNNNNNNNNNNNNNNNNNNNNNNNNNNNNNNNNNNNNNNNNNNNNNNNNNNNNNNNNNNNNNNNNNNNNNNNNNNNNNNNNNNNNNNNNNNNNNNNNNNNNNNNNNNNNNNNNNNNNNNNNNNNNNNNNNNNNNNNNNNNNNNNNNNNNNNNNNNNNNNNNNNNNNNNNNNNNNNNNNNNNNNNNNNNNNNNNNNNNNNNNNNNNNNNNNNNNNNNNNNNNNNNNNNNNNNNNNNNNNNNNNNNNNNNNNNNNNNNNNNNNNNNNNNNNNNNNNNNNNNNNNNNNNNNNNNNNNNNNNNNNNNNNNNNNNNNNNNNNNNNNNNNNNNNNNNNNNNNNNNNNNNNNNNNNNNNNNNNNNNNNNNNNNNNNNNNNNNNNNNNNNNNNNNNNNNNNNNNNNNNNNNNNNNNNNNNNNNNNNNNNNNNNNNNNNNNNNNNNNNNNNNNNNNNNNNNNNNNNNNNNNNNNNNNNNNNNNNNNNNNNNNNNNNNNNNNNNNNNNNNNNNNNNNNNNNNNNNNNNNNNNNNNNNNNNNNNNNNNNNNNNNNNNNNNNNNNNNNNNNNNNNNNNNNNNNNNNNNNNNNNNNNNNNNNNNNNNNNNNNNNNNNNNNNNNNNNNNNNNNNNNNNNNNNNNNNNNNNNNNNNNNNNNNNNNNNNNNNNNNNNNNNNNNNNNNNNNNNNNNNNNNNNNNNNNNNNNNNNNNNNNNNNNNNNNNNNNNNNNNNNNNNNNNNNNNNNNNNNNNNNNNNNNNNNNNNNNNNNNNNNNNNNNNNNNNNNNNNNNNNNNNNNNNNNNNNNNNNNNNNNNNNNNNNNNNNNNNNNNNNNNNNNNNNNNNNNNNNNNNNNNNNNNNNNNNNNNNNNNNNNNNNNNNNNNNNNNNNNNNNNNNNNNNNNNNNNNNNNNNNNNNNNNNNNNNNNNNNNNNNNNNNNNNNNNNNNNNNNNNNNNNNNNNNNNNNNNNNNNNNNNNNNNNNNNNNNNNNNNNNNNNNNNNNNNNNNNNNNNNNNNNNNNNNNNNNNNNNNNNNNNNNNNNNNNNNNNNNNNNNNNNNNNNNNNNNNNNNNNNNNNNNNNNNNNNNNNNNNNNNNNNNNNNNNNNNNNNNNNNNNNNNNNNNNNNNNNNNNNNNNNNNNNNNNNNNNNNNNNNNNNNNNNNNNNNNNNNNNNNNNNNNNNNNNNNNNNNNNNNNNNNNNNNNNNNNNNNNNNNNNNNNNNNNNNNNNNNNNNNNNNNNNNNNNNNNNNNNNNNNNNNNNNNNNNNNNNNNNNNNNNNNNNNNNNNNNNNNNNNNNNNNNNNNNNNNNNNNNNNNNNNNNNNNNNNNNNNNNNNNNNNNNNNNNNNNNNNNNNNNNNNNNNNNNNNNNNNNNNNNNNNNNNNNNNNNNNNNNNNNNNNNNNNNNNNNNNNNNNNNNNNNNNNNNNNNNNNNNNNNNNNNNNNNNNNNNNNNNNNNNNNNNNNNNNNNNNNNNNNNNNNNNNNNNNNNNNNNNNNNNNNNNNNNNNNNNNNNNNNNNNNNNNNNNNNNNNNNNNNNNNNNNNNNNNNNNNNNNNNNNNNNNNNNNNNNNNNNNNNNNNNNNNNNNNNNNNNNNNNNNNNNNNNNNNNNNNNNNNNNNNNNNNNNNNNNNNNNNNNNNNNNNNNNNNNNNNNNNNNNNNNNNNNNNNNNNNNNNNNNNNNNNNNNNNNNNNNNNNNNNNNNNNNNNNNNNNNNNNNNNNNNNNNNNNNNNNNNNNNNNNNNNNNNNNNNNNNNNNNNNNNNNNNNNNNNNNNNNNNNNNNNNNNNNNNNNNNNNNNNNNNNNNNNNNNNNNNNNNNNNNNNNNNNNNNNNNNNNNNNNNNNNNNNNNNNNNNNNNNNNNNNNNNNNNNNNNNNNNNNNNNNNNNNNNNNNNNNNNNNNNNNNNNNNNNNNNNNNNNNNNNNNNNNNNNNNNNNNNNNNNNNNNNNNNNNNNNNNNNNNNNNNNNNNNNNNNNNNNNNNNNNNNNNNNNNNNNNNNNNNNNNNNNNNNNNNNNNNNNNNNNNNNNNNNNNNNNNNNNNNNNNNNNNNNNNNNNNNNNNNNNNNNNNNNNNNNNNNNNNNNNNNNNNNNNNNNNNNNNNNNNNNNNNNNNNNNNNNNNNNNNNNNNNNNNNNNNNNNNNNNNNNNNNNNNNNNNNNNNNNNNNNNNNNNNNNNNNNNNNNNNNNNNNNNNNNNNNNNNNNNNNNNNNAgttgatattttcaccaaagctctacctaaagatagattctttgagcttagaagagaattaggaGTGTTAGACTTATCTTAGGATCAAAGTCTATGCAAACTTTTGCATTTTCGTAAACTTaacgcttcataatcgattatcacaaggtcataatcgattattcattcataaatatcaattctggaaaattttgagcagataatcgattatcatcaggcataatcgattatcatgcaattctgGGCAGTAATTAattgaacagataatcgattatcacgacccataatcgattatcgcgcTGATAGTTTCAAAAGTAGAGCcgttggagcgtcccataacggctataaacggctagtttctccatttttcttataaatagccccccataatcgattattagacactcctTTGCACCAAAATACTACTGAAAACAAATCCAAAGCTCaaatctcttcatttttccTAACCatcttaaaatttcattttcccaatcttcctccatggctgaacCAAGAAGGCATCGTCACAAGACAGCTGGAGCTTCCTCCTCTTCTCAACCACGTCTTGCAAAtatagatggatggatttcagatCAAGGGAAACATGCAGACTTTGTTAACTCTTGGCAacaaaggaaaatcatggcggtaaagtatatccgtcttgaTTTTTTCCGCttctatggctttcaatttccaaacactTTTGTTGAGCAGGGTTAACGCATCTGTTGGaacaaaaagggtgcatttatcctgatcttataagagtcttctacttcaacttacGCTATCGAGATGGGATAATATCTACTAAGGTCAACGGCGTACgcatcattttagatgatgacgtttGGACCAATCTTGCTCAACtccccatctgggatgatgctatcaaagtccatttaggacttgaagattttAACAGGATGgtgactttccaatccttcccGCATCATCCTGAACGACAATAGAAGGCAATTACTGGTTGGGgctttcaaagttgaagaaaggatgatccactacttgattgtctggattttatgtcctagagcaaccaaccatgctcaatgctctgagcaggatttacttcttttgtatgggattctaaatcacatacacattgaCTGgtctgctctcattgctgacacaatggtaaaagccaagaaatcccattcatatcaatttccttatgctcttcttatttctaggattttagaatacaaaggtgtacctgttgaaggagaacttatTCAAGCTATTGAAGCTGTgggatcagaaattggagatactacttttcgtcagatgggattcattaccagagAAAGAGttcttattcacaaagatgattACCATccagatgaagatgaagatgatgacatggacactcatatggctgacccagtaaATGTTGCTGCTCCATCTGATGTTGGACCTTctaacataccctcctcttcctcaacttctatggaagaacactttgcacgGTTATCTAAACAGTTGGAGGATATGAGTATAGCAcaaaaaactcattttgatgACATTCATGAGTGGCAAAAATCTCTTGATGAGtacttagttgatcaatttcttgagtTTGATGTTCGACTACATAACATTGAGGatcatctcaatatcccacctactgaaagatcccctagtcctgaattctagttTTTTTTAGGCCCCTAAGTttgattgttatgttattttctttgtggtatttagttttttatctttatgaatTTCCTGTAATTCCTttctgttcttaatataatgagcttgtatgttaattttgtgcatatatttcattttttagggggagctcatattaagggggaggtttttacattattctttttgcttatgataaaaaagggggagaagaaatataaaGGACGATTAGgtgaagaaatattttttatttgtacagGTACTACTAACTCTGTGGTTGTCCATTAGTTtatatgtgttgcaggtaaacctgagttgcttttaaaagagagttttttatcatcatcaaaaagggggagattgttaccaataaggagtattggtaaaacctgaagatgtgttttaatgatgctgcaacttatagattttggatgtagtaggaaaatatttaaaaagcaacttgtagattttgaatgtagtaggaaaatgttaaacattgtaatttctactgatataatcgattatggttaagctataatcgattatcacatgttttttattctagaataatcgattatcatgaagcaataatcNNNNNNNNNNNNNNNNNNNNNNNNNNNNNNNNNNNNNNNNNNNNNNNNNNNNNNNNNNNNNNNNNNNNNNNNNNNNNNNNNNNNNNNNNNNNNNNNNNNNNNNNNNNNNNNNNNNNNNNNNNNNNNNNNNNNNNNNNNNNNNNNNNNNNNNNNNNNNNNNNNNNNNNNNNNNNNNNNNNNNNNNNNNNNNNNNNNNNNNNNNNNNNNNNNNNNNNNNNNNNNNNNNNNNNNNNNNNNNNNNNNNNNNNNNNNNNNNNNNNNNNNNNNNNNNNNNNNNNNNNNNNNNNNNNNNNNNNNNNNNNNNNNNNNNNNNNNNNNNNNNNNNNNNNNNNNNNNNNNNNNNNNNNNNNNNNNNNNNNNNNNNNNNNNNNNNNNNNNNNNNNNNNNNNNNNNNNNNNNNNNNNNNNNNNNNNNNNNNNNNNNNNNNNNNNNNNNNNNNNNNNNNNNNNNNNNNNNNNNNNNNNNNNNNNNNNNNNNNNNNNNNNNNNNNNNNNNNNNNNNNNNNNNNNNNNNNNNNNNNNNNNNNNNNNNNNNNNNNNNNNNNNNNNNNNNNNNNNNNNNNNNNNNNNNNNNNNNNNNNNNNNNNNNNNNNNNNNNNNNNNNNNNNNNNNNNNNNNNNNTTTGTAGTGATTaatgactggacgtagattctgttgaatcgaaccagtataaaaatatttgtgtgatttttctattccttaCACTCATATTATtgtacgcatatcaactgtttgattaattttctaagagaaaattattttttgataaaaagaccaaattatttttaattgtgatcgaacacgctttgcgctctctgagttttaattccgctgcgctatattcttcgaaaattaccccctacgataccaacacttagtagtctagataattttttattaaacttgtaaacattgggccaatttttgcaaaatagtttgagcccaaataggaaacatgacatagcacctagggttttgcaaagaagGTGGACCCTACCTCATTTAGGAGGACACATGACCCCTTAGAAAAGTGACCAACCGTCACACTTGAGAGACCACATTCATTCTCGGCAAAATTTACTTTGGGGGCACTTGGTTTAAAACGCTTTCTTGTTATGGAGCTTCCTTGGAACATTGTTGTGGACACGGGTTGAATaaattgaagaatgaagaagCACGTTGCTGCTAGCGCTGGACTATAATGGAATGCtagaagtatattttttttctctctttggaGAGTTGTTGTTACGGTCCTTTTGGATGCAAACTTTAGAagctttatttttcctttaaaatgaTGTGACGCTGGAATGTGTGGAAGTTACGgctgattttgttttcaatttagaagcatatttttcttcaattgcttggattcattttctttgcattgGGTTTAGAGTGGTACACGCTGGACGTCCAATAATTTCGTTGACTGCTGAAATTTCATTCTCActgttttcaattttcttttggtACAGGCTGTTACGGGAATTGTGAGATGtgagaaacacatttttctttcagtTGCATATACATTTACTTTTCTATGCagcattgttttttttttttttgcatttggAGAATTCATTTCACTTGCTTTGAAGAATGTCGTGCTGGAAGAGAATTAAGAAATCACGGTGATGGAAGCttttagaattaaaagaagTGGTCACGGCATGGGATgaagttttaatatataattcaattgcTTCTAGAAAAAAAGGATTCATTCATCTTTCATGTTAAATGGTGCACGGGACGTCCTAGAATGGGAAGGAAGgtgtggtttattttttttattggaggtGCAGCCACATGGCACGTGGTTCTAAATTAGAGAAGCACATTCATTTGGTGATTCATTCTCTTATGTTTTGGagtgttgttttctttgttgcttgcatttaaatttaaggcttaatacctcaatttgtcctctaatttgtcaactaatctcattttggtcctctattttgcaacagtctcaatttagtcacaaattttcaaaatatgaacTCATTACATCCCATTcgttaagtggtagcagacgGCGTTAAGTATTGTCCACGTGTTGGAAACGTGTTGGAATGAGAATGTGGTgaggtgttattttttattttacgtgGCAATTGGGATTTAGGggtattaaaaaatcaaaccTCTGATAATTGGGAATTAGGGATTCGAATTTGAGTTTGGAGATTTCTTCAAGTGCTTGCGAGAGGAAGCCAAAGACATTCACGCATTTCATTGTTGGAGAAGACGAGGTCAATCTAGGCTACTGGTGACGTGAATAGAGGTAAGGTATGTCGTTTTCGTTGTTCTTTACCTTTTTCGAGATGTGCGATATTTGgggttttgtgtgtttgtaAGTCTTGTTCTTTATTTGTGGTCCCATTTTGCATGTTGAGTGGTTTTATTGTAGTTTAGAGTGTGTGGTCCCATTTTTCATGTTTGAATTCTTTATTCGGTGTAGTGGTCCCCTTCCTTTTAATGATGGGTAAGTGGGATATAGGTTTGTTCCATGTCCCCCTGTCGGTATCGGTGTCGGTGTTAGTGTATATgtagtgagtgagtgagtgccCCACTTAGCTATCACtgaaatacatataatatttgtcTCCCCCAATGTACAGgttataaaagaaagtttcatAATGGATGAGGAACGAATTAAGATTGTGGTCCACCATAGTGGAAAATTTTTGACTGATGATAATGGTGTGTTTAAATTTGATGGAGAGATAGCAGAATGGAGTGTTGATGCAGACTTGTTGAGCTATTTTGGCATAGTTGCCTCAGTCAAAGAATTAGGTCATATGGACATCAAAGAATTATGGTATGGTTTTGGAGGTCAGTCTGTGCACCCACATAGGTTAGAGTTATTAACTGATGACAAGGGTGCCATGCATATGTTGAACATTGGTAGGTTAAATGAAGAAGTCCATTTGTATGTGGTTCATAATATGGTGGAACCACAAATAATAGAATTCATTGATTGGGTTGGTGGTGAAGAGGGTTATAGTGTGGATGTTGAGGTGCATACTGAAGGTGATGGCAAAGAGGGTGGTGAGGTCCAGGTTGAGGGTGTTGAGGGTGGTGAGGTCCAGGTTGAGGGTGTTGAGGTCCAAGTTAAGGGTGGTGAGGTCGAGGATGAGGTCAAGGTTGAGGATGCTGATGTGGATGAGGTTCAGGATGGTGAGGTCCAGGGTGAGGTCCAGGTTGAGGATGCTAATGTGGATGAGGTTCAGGATGGTGAGGAGTTACATGAGGTCCAGGTTGAGGTCCAAGGTAACCTCCATCATGTATACTTCAGaactttaatagtttttatttctttattttatgacAGGTATTGGTCACAATGTGACACTCTTGTCAACAACATGTCTGAAGCCTTTAATAATGTGTTAGTAGATAGTAGGTCTAAGCCTATTATTAGCATGTTAGAAGACATTAGGGTATACATTATGAAGAGATGGGCTGCCAACAAGACAAAGATGACACAATATCATGCTTCAATCTGCCCTAAGGTTTGGAATAGATTTCAAAAGGAGTCTTCCTTAGGAAGATATTGGTTACCAAGGTTAGTTTTATAAATTGTCTCACTACATAATATTAGCCATTTATCTTGATTTGTTCTAAGTTCTTTGATGTAAATTC
Above is a genomic segment from Vigna radiata var. radiata cultivar VC1973A chromosome 10, Vradiata_ver6, whole genome shotgun sequence containing:
- the LOC111242617 gene encoding uncharacterized protein LOC111242617, coding for MDEERIKIVVHHSGKFLTDDNGVFKFDGEIAEWSVDADLLSYFGIVASVKELGHMDIKELWYGFGGQSVHPHRLELLTDDKGAMHMLNIGRLNEEVHLYVVHNMVEPQIIEFIDWVGGEEGYSVDVEVHTEGDGKEGGEVQVEGVEGGEVQVEGVEVQVKGGEVEDEVKVEDADVDEVQDGEVQGEVQVEDANVDEVQDGEELHEVQVEVQGNLHHVYFRTLIVFISLFYDRYWSQCDTLVNNMSEAFNNVLVDSRSKPIISMLEDIRVYIMKRWAANKTKMTQYHASICPKVWNRFQKESSLGRYWLPRWSREKLFEVMHISEFGNQFVVNVDTMDYTCRKWAINGIPCAHAITSMKFVTINAEDYITHWFRKSTYEETYNSIIYPINGQHIWEVTPYSDILPPKKKRMPGRPKKKQRLEDWELKKNDSELRKGGQRKKCGICKELGHNKNTRHPRSTNRCSTYPRIHCDGNCKWSSSTTRPHCE